One genomic region from Henningerozyma blattae CBS 6284 chromosome 2, complete genome encodes:
- the CHS1 gene encoding chitin synthase I (similar to Saccharomyces cerevisiae CHS1 (YNL192W); ancestral locus Anc_2.58), with translation MNNYYNNNNNNNTNHNVGGNENNYNGYDQDQNVTDQYANNSYDYDYDCDYDYNQQDYEQQNYNQQNYNQDNNNQQNYNQQNYNQDNNNNQRTYSNNNSNTRNQNNNILANGTSYSDIFIQNTLNDSTPTSQTTFNTNNNIPSNSPIHPAPQIRPNLPRINVVSATPDVLINSPSSTQYQQQQQNQNQSYNDDNLYYNHINSNNPYNSQDNSILEVDQSSNDFTNTTDTRPILNANEENISMSRNPTFSKYVYDDDDPLDTPLPLSSNAIEDPEVFYVDQNGDNYELNTYLDRDGNMVDPYTTMGTPQQQNDGDYYGNKLYSSRNPDDIRNKYSHVDLGEYEGVNNSRLDLVDNSDDITTLQKLKLSSAISSRSSIVSTSNSSTAESNDNLLNVKEFNIENVNTPKRRNTVLRKFKLSNGNFVFDSPISKSLLGNYTNAVDNDVNNLSNEFKFMRYQAITCEPQYLQTNFFSVRQLNYPRPRQTEMMIVITMYNEDHILLGRTLKGVMDNVRHMVKRQSSSVWGPDAWKKIVVCIVSDGRAKINEKSLALLSSLGCYQDGFAKDEVDDKPVKMHVYEHTTMMNITKVTKDHLELNCDQTTVPIQLLFCLKEKNKKKINSHRWAFEGFANLLNPNIVCLLDAGTMPGKDSIYELWKEFLNPQVGGACGEIKTDLGKGFTKLINPLVASQNFEYKMSNILDKTTESNFGFITVLPGAFSAYRLVAVSGEPLTKYFYGEHMEEEESKMHFFSSNMYLAEDRILCFEIVTKRNSNWLLKYCRSSYASTDVPERVPEFILQRRRWLNGSFFASIYSFAHFYKIWTSGHNIIRKFILNIEFLYLLFNTIMSWFSLSSFFLVFRILTLSIALSYHSAFNILSVIFLWLYGVCVFSTFVLSLGNKPKNTESFYVITCVIFAVLMVYLIFCSIFMTVKSFEEIVNEGNITFTKLMSTKTFRDIAISMMSTYVLYVISSLIYLQPWHMLTSFMQYILLSPSYINVLNIYAFCNVHDISWGTKGAVAKAPLGKITSGEDGTFDMEILISSTEIQQDYDKYLNILHAKVEKEETKEVNFEEKKAGYYGLFRSLVIIFWVITNFIVVALVLETGGIGDYENMHKMNDTKVEQIDSSVTVRLLSPRASIYFAIVLWLVALNALIRLFGCVIYMCSRISFKFRYKDA, from the coding sequence atgaataactactataataataataataataataatacaaatcaCAACGTAGGCGGTAATGAGAACAATTACAATGGTTATGATCAAGACCAAAATGTGACAGATCAATACGCAAACAACAGTTATGACTACGATTATGATTGTGATTATGATTACAATCAACAGGATTATGAGCAGcaaaattataatcaacaaaattataatcaagataataataaccagcaaaattataatcaacaaaattataatcaagataataataataaccagCGAACTTATTCTAATAACAACTCCAATACTAGAaaccaaaataataacattctAGCTAATGGTACCTCTTATAGCGATATATTCATCCAAAATACTTTAAATGATAGTACACCAACGTCTCAGACAACAttcaatactaataataatattccatCCAATTCACCAATTCATCCAGCACCACAAATAAGACCAAATTTACCAAGAATTAATGTAGTATCTGCCACACCAGACGTTCTAATTAATTCACCATCATCTACACAATAtcaacaacagcaacagaATCAGAATCAATCctataatgatgataacttgtattataatcatattaACTCAAATAATCCATATAATTCTCAGGACAATAGTATATTGGAAGTTGATCAATCTTCTAATGattttacaaatacaaCTGATACAAGACCAATTTTAAATGccaatgaagaaaatatttcaatgtCTAGAAATCCAACATTCAGTAAATATGtatatgatgatgatgatccTTTGGATACTCCACTGCCGCTTTCCTCCAATGCAATTGAAGATCCAGAGGTGTTTTATGTGGATCAGAATGGTGATAATTATGAATTGAATACTTATTTAGATAGAGATGGAAATATGGTGGATCCCTATACAACTATGGGTACACCTCAGCAACAAAATGATGGTGATTATTACGGAAATAAACTATATTCTTCAAGAAATCCAGACGACATTcgtaataaatattcacaTGTAGATTTAGGTGAGTATGAAGGGGTTAATAATTCAAGATTAGACCTAGTAGATAACTCAGACGATATTACTACATTACAAAAATTGAAACTATCATCTGCTATTTCTTCAAGATCATCCATCGTGTCAACTTCAAACTCATCAACTGCAGaatcaaatgataatttattaaatgtaaaagaatttaatattgaaaatgtaaatactcccaaaagaagaaatactGTATTGAGGAagtttaaattatcaaacggtaattttgtttttgattctccaatttcaaaatctttattaGGTAATTATACTAATGCAGTTGATAATGATGTTAATAACTTatcaaatgaatttaaatttatgaGATATCAAGCTATAACATGTGAACCACAATATCTACAAACCAATTTTTTCTCTGTAAgacaattaaattatccaAGACCAAGACAAACTGAAATGATGATTGTTATTACAATGTATAATGAAGATCATATTCTCTTGGGTAGAACTCTGAAAGGTGTGATGGATAACGTTAGGCATATGGTGAAGAGACAAAGTTCCAGTGTTTGGGGTCCAGATGCTTGGAAAAAAATCGTTGTTTGTATTGTATCAGATGGTAGAGCGAAAATTAACGAAAAATCATTAGCTTTGTTGAGTTCTTTAGGTTGTTATCAAGATGGTTTCGCTAAAGATGAAGTTGATGATAAACCAGTTAAGATGCATGTTTATGAACATACTACAATGATGAATATTACAAAAGTTACTAAAGATCATTTGGAATTGAATTGTGATCAAACTACTGTGccaattcaattattattttgtttaaaggaaaaaaataaaaagaagattAATTCTCACAGATGGGCATTTGAAGGTTTTgccaatttattaaatccaaatattgTTTGTTTATTAGATGCAGGAACAATGCCAGGTAAGGATTCCATTTATGAACTATggaaagaatttttaaatccaCAAGTTGGTGGTGCGTGTGGTGAAATCAAAACAGATCTTGGTAAAGGTTTTACTAAATTGATTAACCCATTAGTTGCATCACAAAATTTCGAATATAAAATGTCCAATATCTTGGATAAAACTACAGAATCAAATTTCGGTTTCATTACTGTCCTGCCAGGTGCATTTTCAGCTTATCGTTTAGTTGCAGTATCTGGTGAACCTTTgactaaatatttttatggTGAACATATGgaggaagaagaaagtaaaatgcattttttttcatcaaatatGTATTTAGCAGAAGATAGAATTCTatgttttgaaattgtaacaaaaagaaatagcAATTggttattaaaatattgtagAAGTTCATACGCATCAACCGATGTTCCTGAAAGAGTTCcagaatttattttacaaagaagaagatggtTGAATGGTTCATTTTTTGCCAgtatttattcatttgctcatttttataaaatttggaCTAGTGgtcataatattattcgTAAATTCATATTGAATATAGAATTCctttatcttttattcAATACTATAATGTCATGGTTTTCTTTAAGTTCATTCTTCTTAGTCTTTAGAATTTTAACGTTATCAATTGCTTTATCATATCATTCAGCATTTAATATACTTTCGGTAATCTTTTTATGGTTATATGGTGTTTGTGTGTTTTCTACTTTTGTTCTATCCTTAGGTAATAAACCTAAGAATACAGAATCCTTTTATGTTATTACATGTGTTATCTTTGCTGTTTTGATGGTTTATTTGATCTTCTGTAGTATATTTATGACCGTCAAATCTTTTGAAGAGATTGTGAATGAAGGTAATATAAcatttacaaaattaatGTCAACCAAGACATTTCGTGATATTGCCATCTCAATGATGTCAACATACGTACTATACGTTATCAGTTCACTAATTTACTTACAACCATGGCATATGCTTACAAGTTTTATGCAATATATTCTATTAAGCCCCTCCTATATCAATGTCTTGAATATCTATGCGTTCTGTAACGTGCATGATATTTCATGGGGTACTAAAGGCGCAGTTGCTAAAGCACCATTGGGGAAAATTACTTCAGGAGAAGATGGTACTTTTGATAtggaaattttaattagtAGTACTGAAATTCAACAAGATTACGATAAGTATTTGAACATTTTACATGCTaaagttgaaaaagaagaaactAAAGAGGtcaattttgaagaaaagaaagcTGGTTATTACGGTCTATTTAGATCACTAGTTATCATCTTCTGGGTAATTACAAATTTCATTGTTGTTGCATTAGTTCTTGAAACAGGTGGTATTGGTGATTATGAAAATATGCACAAGATGAATGATACCAAGGTAGAACAGATTGATAGTAGTGTCACTGTCAGGCTGCTATCTCCTAGAGcatctatttattttgcAATTGTGCTATGGCTAGTTGCTTTAAATGCTCTTATAAGACTTTTTGGCTGTGTCATCTATATGTGTAGTAGAATCTCTTTCAAGTTTAGATATAAGGATGCTTAA
- the CDC13 gene encoding telomere-binding protein CDC13 (similar to Saccharomyces cerevisiae CDC13 (YDL220C); ancestral locus Anc_2.56), with the protein MIAIEEVYDRGTKRLVDLQDGVRVEMYGYLKKIIVDEEKYGLVVVPLNACDVEITMSFEEGHPKLVGMVVRLLCKVFHLGSVDESVDVYDKQLCLVRSVFARRGGGRGKYVVEEIDPIEGRELIEGGYECVIRYLQELIQRDEEFPLQRLSGSSAREMGRLLEIVLAKRERLRIPLSGMPTVKPENGMNPLFNRMEEIDSCHDFEETNEVEMIGLPKKRIRVEEGLMQKAIKVLASKKLEATVTLDCRIVRMEPGKFSTLQELEGRVMKLGIVCDTWNGDEVMDLVMYDAVGRIRRLFGATIQDSGTLELYALNRDVSVVITKSKVPGEMGERVYWRVDSIRPRRAGRTEEQEQEQEQEQGHVQEQEQEQEQEHVQENKPLLKNQLITFSQLRAGTDARYYTVIGLLLSCEPDQLPNSKYHKLCFTDFTVNTQGYKQAYLVDNYVISWSKQLNATNSFRVHMYQNFYELFERELQEKWFATLGKGQDGGSLDQLKAANGSNVSSKGIVCEICIKAVLRNNKLNLIGRECRVVTFGAVKEFIGGDEQRRKNVSELYRATVREAPQAGLTRCFKSYSHSFPVVWRARRWCWRRGCCREGVERVERVERKKRVKRVKRVDRHRRSDVIAALRNVGSLLRPVRGSAGSAVYKATARTNCHGIGTALFAILHTQNPTPPRPHATPHPTMTEPDLRDRFKDYHQSVADYNRILGDGQNTAPISATAATAPDTPKQHHGASGQDYLRLLGDMGAPDDHQDEPELRARDTAADTAMLAGSPLATPLASRADSLPPTVATVCSAQCGPTESPALAPPEHSTPAERTPRTMPHELHELHVPPARRPSLLQRVRRSLSRVQ; encoded by the coding sequence ATGATTGCAATAGAAGAGGTGTATGATAGGGGAACTAAAAGATTGGTGGATTTGCAAGATGGCGTGCGTGTTGAAATGTACGGGTATCTCAAGAAGATTATTGTTGATGAGGAAAAGTATGGCTTGGTTGTTGTTCCGTTGAATGCGTGTGATGTTGAGATTACAATGAGTTTCGAAGAGGGCCACCCCAAGTTGGTAGGTATGGTAGTAAGACTGTTGTGTAAAGTATTTCACTTGGGCAGTGTCGATGAGAGTGTCGATGTGTATGATAAACAATTGTGTTTGGTACGAAGTGTTTTTGCAAGGCGGGGTGGTGGGAGGGGCAAGTATGTAGTGGAAGAGATTGATCCTATTGAAGGGAGGGAATTGATAGAGGGAGGATATGAATGTGTAATTAGGTATTTGCAAGAATTGATACAACGAGACGAGGAGTTCCCGTTGCAACGATTGAGTGGTAGTAGTGCCCGGGAGATGGGGAGATTACTGGAGATTGTATTAGCCAAGCGGGAACGACTTCGAATCCCACTTTCTGGAATGCCGACGGTTAAGCCGGAAAATGGGATGAATCCGTTGTTTAATCGAATGGAGGAGATAGATTCATGCCACGATTTTGAAGAAACCAATGAAGTTGAGATGATTGGATTACCGAAAAAAAGGATACGAGTGGAGGAAGGATTGATGCAGAAGGCCATAAAGGTGTTGGCGAGTAAGAAGTTGGAGGCTACGGTGACGTTGGATTGTCGTATTGTACGGATGGAGCCTGGCAAGTTTTCGACGTTGCAAGAATTGGAAGGCCGGGTGATGAAACTTGGGATTGTTTGTGATACATGGAATGGCGATGAAGTGATGGATCTTGTGATGTATGATGCGGTGGGGAGGATCCGGAGATTGTTTGGAGCGACCATTCAAGATTCCGGGACGTTGGAGTTGTATGCGTTGAATCGGGATGTTAGTGTGGTGATAACGAAAAGTAAGGTACCGGGGGAGATGGGCGAGCGAGTATATTGGCGAGTGGATTCGATTCGACCCAGGAGAGCGGGACGTACAGAGGAGCAGGAGCAGGAGCAGGAGCAGGAGCAGGGGCATGTGCAAGAGCAAGAGCAGGAGCAAGAGCAAGAGCATGTGCAAGAAAACAAACCATTATTGAAGAACCAATTAATCACCTTCAGTCAATTGCGGGCTGGTACAGATGCACGTTATTACACAGTGATTGGATTGCTACTATCGTGCGAACCAGATCAATTGCCCAACAGCAAGTACCACAAGCTGTGTTTCACCGATTTCACAGTCAACACACAGGGATACAAGCAAGCGTATTTGGTGGACAACTACGTCATCAGCTGGAGTAAACAACTCAATGCAACCAATAGCTTTAGAGTTCACATGTACCAGAATTTCTACGAGTTATTTGAACGAGAATTGCAAGAGAAATGGTTTGCGACTCTGGGCAAGGGACAAGACGGAGGATCCCTGGATCAGCTGAAAGCTGCGAATGGCAGCAATGTTTCGTCAAAGGGCATTGTTTGTGAGATTTGCATCAAGGCTGTGCTGAGAAACAACAAGCTGAATTTGATAGGGCGAGAATGTAGAGTGGTTACTTTTGGGGCCGTGAAGGAGTTTATAGGCGGGGATGAACAGAGGAGGAAGAATGTGAGCGAGTTGTACCGGGCGACGGTTAGGGAGGCTCCGCAGGCAGGGCTGACGCGGTGTTTCAAGAGTTATTCGCACAGTTTCCCGGTGGTGTGGCGGGCGAGGCGGTGGTGCTGGAGGAGGGGCTGTTGCCGTGAAGGAGTGGAGCGAGTGGAGCGAGTGGAGCGAAAGAAGCGAGTGAAGCGAGTGAAGCGAGTGGATCGCCACAGGCGCAGTGACGTCATCGCAGCACTCCGAAATGTAGGCTCACTTCTCCGGCCTGTGCGGGGTAGCGCGGGTAGCGCCGTATATAAGGCGACGGCTCGGACCAATTGCCATGGCATCGGCACCGCCCTGTTCGCCATTCTCCACACACAGAACCCCACGCCCCCACGCCCCCACGCCACCCCACACCCCACAATGACCGAACCGGACCTCAGAGACCGTTTCAAGGACTACCACCAGTCCGTCGCAGACTACAACCGCATTCTCGGCGACGGCCAGAACACCGCGCCGATCTCCGCCACCGCCGCCACCGCCCCGGACACCCCCAAGCAGCACCATGGTGCCTCCGGACAAGACTACCTGCGCCTGCTGGGCGACATGGGCGCGCCGGACGACCACCAGGACGAGCCCGAGCTGCGCGCACGTGACACCGCCGCCGACACGGCCATGTTGGCAGGCAGCCCTCTGGCCACGCCGCTGGCCAGCCGGGCCGACTCGCTGCCGCCGACGGTCGCCACGGTGTGCTCGGCCCAGTGTGGTCCGACGGAGTCGCCGGCGCTGGCCCCGCCGGAGCACTCCACTCCGGCCGAACGCACCCCTCGCACGATGCCCCACGAGCTGCACGAGCTGCACGTGCCGCCGGCCCGCCGGCCCAGCCTGCTGCAGCGTGTGCGGCGCTCGCTCTCCCGTGTGCAGTGA
- the TBLA0B00590 gene encoding uncharacterized protein, giving the protein MQNYVRPYYNKCSKHIIGNKKKLISAATNTTYEIDYENIPESVLENYFIIKTTNKEIIKGISHHLKMKVDEKGFESPTLIVLKASPQVTSSLRVFNHDIGKQYKSHLDSLYEVWELIKSEIQNSLECANLRRFGKISRLPKDLVNDFQNSDFFDVRQCSKSFLEPKFTLNKINAIYLGVTSEEQHLIQYYLKNIQCELYFNNKIGSCQQLYNTIRADPVTIFSDRIEKDSSGKNYNWHIRIRHTVPILPEEIFKLYWTKFEDSQSPTFAKIRGENCRIIFIED; this is encoded by the coding sequence ATGCAAAATTATGTTAGACCTTATTATAACAAATGCTCGAAACACATTAttggaaataaaaaaaagcttATTTCAGCTGCAACAAACACTACTTATGAAATTGACTATGAAAACATTCCCGAAAGTGTATTagagaattattttatcataAAAACTactaataaagaaattattaaggGAATTAGTCATcatttgaagatgaaggTTGATGAAAAAGGATTTGAGTCTCCTACTCTGATAGTACTTAAAGCTTCTCCACAAGTAACAAGCTCCCTTCGAGTGTTTAATCACGATATTGGAAAACAATATAAAAGCCATCTGGATTCATTGTATGAAGTATGggaattaataaaatcagaaattcaaaattcgCTTGAATGTGCAAATTTGAGAAGGTTTGGAAAAATATCAAGACTCCCAAAAGATTTAGTTAATGACTTTCAAAACTCAGATTTTTTCGACGTGAGACAATGTTCAAAAAGCTTCCTTGAACCAAAGTTTACcttgaataaaattaacGCTATTTATCTTGGTGTAACTTCAGAAGAACAGCATTTGattcaatattatctaaaaaATATCCAATGCGAgttatatttcaataataaaattgggAGTTGTcaacaattatataatacaattaGAGCTGATCCAGTAACTATCTTTTCAGATCGTATTGAGAAGGATAGTTCaggaaaaaattataattggCATATTAGAATAAGACATACTGTTCCAATTCTACcagaagaaatttttaaattatattggACTAAGTTTGAAGATTCTCAAAGCCCAACATTTGCTAAGATAAGAGGGGAAAATTGTagaatcattttcattgaggattga
- the TBLA0B00630 gene encoding uncharacterized protein (similar to Saccharomyces cerevisiae YNL193W; ancestral locus Anc_2.57), protein MKKKYRNSKQSPLANTPVSQQDLFIKATEYEEQAERWFLSDIKKTLRNYLLAYEFYEKALQSNCSPSIECTYNILYNQTRLLLQIHNDYIATANGTINVLQYINMKDMPDISILIQHTLPELITKFESIHSTFPQLVGWDLEFNLIVCYLQLIESSNKDILPITDKFIQLFHHSIKFQLDELHELENILQDHESSSSTSLQRDTIDNNDPLKYDGSGIRTNPQNNTDIDQTSSELMEVSDQITYQTLTDTIVYGYKYISTIMELLIESRLDDSHELTIIQYNYLQDLINMFQLQLNDIVLTTSNQLSQTQLQEIIINRLPLEGLNLIATDNIDALQDFSNDNFQINDLSTLSPQQFVDLLMNKIDVINFAISCSEDNQSFELQWNLCNIMNNLLNSSKSHLTALKDAISKSPLLADKLSNVVFQLCTIYLNTSENEIRRRNLKQRQLNETKNDDTTTIIKTITILNKNARTLLTNSIAIAQRSCGLQEYILDKLKRNHIYLECRNALSQLEQSPAN, encoded by the coding sequence atgaaaaaaaaatatcgtAACTCAAAGCAATCCCCTTTGGCAAATACACCTGTCTCCCAACAAGatttattcattaaagCTACAGAGTATGAAGAACAAGCAGAAAGATGGTTCCTTTcagatattaaaaagacTTTACGAAATTACCTCTTGGCGTATGAATTCTATGAAAAAGCTCTTCAATCGAATTGTTCCCCTTCCATTGAATGTACATATAATATCCTGTATAATCAAACACGTCTACTCTTGCAAATTCATAATGATTATATTGCTACAGCAAATGGTACCATTAATGTCTTACAATACATTAATATGAAAGATATGCCAGATATTTCCATTCTTATTCAACATACATTACCAGAATTGATTACcaaatttgaatcaattcATTCAACTTTCCCACAACTTGTTGGTTGGgatttagaatttaatttgattgtttgttatttacaattaattgaatctTCCAATAAAGATATCTTGCCAATTActgataaatttattcaacTCTTTCATCATTCCATTAAATTCCAACTAGATGAATTAcatgaattagaaaatatctTACAAGACCAtgaatcttcttcttctactTCATTGCAACGTGATACTATTGATAACAACGATCCGTTAAAATATGATGGTTCAGGTATTCGAACCAATCCTCAAAACAATACAGATATTGATCAAACTTCTTCAGAATTGATGGAAGTATCAGATCAAATCACTTATCAAACTCTTACAGATACCATCGTATATggttataaatatatttctactATCATGGAATTGTTGATAGAATCTCGGTTGGATGATTCTCATGAATTAACTATTATCCAATACAATTATTTACAAGATTTGATCAATATGTTTCAATTACAATTGAATGATATTGTACTTACAACATCAAATCAATTATCACAAACTcaattacaagaaattattattaatcgGTTACCTTTAGAaggtttaaatttaattgcaACTGATAATATTGATGCATTACAAGATTTCTCAAACGataatttccaaataaATGACCTTTCAACTTTATCTCCACAACAATTCgttgatttattaatgaacAAGATAGATGTGATAAATTTTGCCATCTCTTGTTCTGAAGATAATCAATCTTTCGAACTTCAATGGAATCTATGCAAcataatgaataatttattaaattcatctAAATCTCATCTAACAGCTTTAAAAGATGCTATAAGTAAATCACCACTGTTGGCTGATAAGTTATCAAATGTCGTTTTCCAATTATGTACCATATATTTAAACACTtcagaaaatgaaattagaagacgtaatttaaaacaaagacaattaaatgaaactaaaaatgatgatactACTACAATTATAAAGACTATTACCATCTTGAACAAAAACGCTCGTACATTGTTAACTAATTCCATAGCTATTGCTCAACGATCATGTGGTTTACAAGAATATATACTCGACAAATTGAAACGTaatcatatatatttggaGTGTCGAAATGCTTTATCTCAATTAGAGCAATCTCCAGCAAATTAA
- the WHI3 gene encoding mRNA-binding protein WHI3 (similar to Saccharomyces cerevisiae WHI4 (YDL224C) and WHI3 (YNL197C); ancestral locus Anc_2.52), with product MENSSIFLQNNFTSSSDNLHLSTPSTNNNILPAPAPPPPPAAAAAAPTPAFNKLHSNSDTNMKLASTDERTSPLYLSAVLQNLSLNNSTQQININETRAIHKGPYLIKLKNLPNDISLREAHAIFALAKDLVTVELIHEEHGGGGNFENNLNSATQNTISPNISNENIQKHELETVIVAKFINLQRALQYSSILNSKTELFGSDFPFKSYVELIDENTKQQMLIPQDTNQLRPDYITSSALQNIDHHRSASITPSNQLTHTSKRPSILPTKSRFSFSDPFTTDQSPQQSMANILASSVPPQLLHSTNHSTHDLSTTITNNNNNNNNNNNNNTTTTSNHSPPNNNDPTIDSIQNDNNQNNLDSTLQQSDAGKSFLLMENDDINDSIWGAKNLPSIMNSFTNGTPQPSTPGLEWNSNDRQTSSFFLPSNSNLTSSHTMDITSNMVNQNNILQVSTPHGIVSATTPINSFNPLTQQIQQLSPSAPQPIIPRATAEMGNPNRSTFNSQQNNLSQNGTPQKLHQNRSSISNQKNSNSNSNTNTNTNTIQIKNISTNNLSNTNLSNQNNTPTQTPTTTTSATTTTTTTISQADLSLLAKVPPPANPADQNPPCNTLYVGNLPPDATEQELRQLFSTQDGFRRLSFRNKNNNGNGHGPMCFVEFEDVSYATRALAELYGSQLQRTTATNKGGIRLSFSKNPLGVRGPNSRRTGPNSNNNSVMINNPNIAASTYFSATYNKN from the coding sequence ATGGAAAACTCAAGCATTTTCTTACAAAACAATTTCACTTCAAGCTCAGATAACCTTCATCTATCAACACCCTCCACAAACAACAACATTCTTCCTGCTCCAGCacctcctcctcctcccGCCGCCGCCGCCGCCGCACCCACTCCTGCTTTCAACAAACTTCACAGCAACAGCGATACAAACATGAAATTGGCCTCAACAGATGAAAGGACCTCGCCATTATACCTTTCTGCCGTCTTGCAAAATTTATCCTTAAACAACTCCACACAACAAATTAACATCAATGAAACTAGAGCCATCCATAAAGGCCCCTACCtgataaaactaaaaaatttgCCCAACGATATATCCCTAAGAGAAGCTCATGCCATCTTCGCCCTGGCTAAAGATCTAGTCACCGTCGAACTCATACACGAAGAACATGGAGGTGGTGGCAATTTCGAAAACAACTTAAACTCCGCAACTCAAAATACAATCTCCCCAAACATTTCCAATGAAAACATTCAAAAACATGAATTGGAAACCGTTATCGTGGCCAAATTCATCAACTTGCAACGTGCTTTGCAATACTCCTCAATCTTGAACTCCAAAACAGAACTTTTTGGTTCCGATTTCCCCTTCAAATCTTACGTCGAGTTAATCGACGAAAATACTAAACAACAGATGTTGATCCCACAAGATACAAACCAATTGAGACCGGATTATATCACCTCTTCCGCCCTACAGAATATCGACCACCACAGGTCGGCCTCCATAACCCCTTCAAACCAATTGACTCACACTTCCAAAAGACCAAGCATATTACCAACAAAGTCAAGATTCTCCTTTAGTGATCCTTTCACAACAGATCAATCTCCTCAACAATCAATGGCAAACATCTTGGCTTCAAGTGTGCCCCCACAACTACTTCATTCAACAAACCATTCCACTCATGATTTATCAACTACCATAacaaacaacaacaacaacaacaacaacaacaacaacaacaacaccACCACCACGTCCAATCATTCTCctccaaataataatgatccAACAATAGATTCAATCCAAAACgataataatcaaaacaATTTGGATTCCACTCTACAACAATCAGATGCTGGTAAATCATTCCTATTGATggaaaatgatgatattaatgatagTATTTGGGGTGCTAAGAATTTGCCTTCCATCATGAATAGTTTCACTAATGGAACTCCTCAACCTTCTACTCCAGGCTTGGAATGGAATTCAAATGATAGACAAACttcttctttcttcttaccttccaattcaaatttgaCTTCTTCTCATACAATGGATATCACTTCAAATATGGTAAACCAAAATAACATCCTTCAAGTTTCAACTCCTCATGGTATTGTTTCTGCAACTACCCCaatcaattcttttaaCCCATTGACTCAACAGATTCAACAATTATCACCATCTGCCCCACAACCAATAATACCGAGAGCAACTGCAGAAATGGGTAATCCAAATAGATCAACTTTCAATTCTCAACAGAATAATTTATCTCAAAATGGAACTCCTCAGAAATTACATCAAAATAGATCTTCTatttcaaatcaaaaaaattcaaattcaaattcaaatacaaacacaaatacaaacacaattcaaattaaaaatatttctacaAATAACTTGTCAAATACAAACCtttcaaatcaaaataatacacCAACACAAACTCCAACTACCACCACTTCTGcaactactactactactactacaaTCTCTCAAGCTGATTTATCTTTACTTGCTAAAGTTCCTCCTCCTGCAAACCCAGCTGATCAAAATCCTCCTTGTAATACTTTATACGTGGGTAATTTACCACCAGATGCTACTGAACAAGAATTAAGACAACTATTTTCAACTCAAGATGGGTTTAGAAGGTTAtcttttagaaataaaaataataacggGAATGGTCATGGTCCAATGTGTTTTGTAGAATTCGAAGATGTCAGTTATGCAACAAGAGCTTTGGCCGAATTATACGGTAGTCAACTACAAAGAACTACTGCAACAAACAAAGGTGGTATTAGATTaagtttttcaaaaaatccTTTGGGTGTAAGAGGTCCAAATAGTAGAAGAACAGGTCCAAactcaaataataattcggTAATGATTAATAATCCAAACATTGCTGCTTCCACTTATTTCTCAGCAACttacaataaaaattga